The Rattus norvegicus strain BN/NHsdMcwi chromosome 2, GRCr8, whole genome shotgun sequence nucleotide sequence AATAAGTTGCAAATGAGCCATGCACACAATGGGCAGAGTTAAAAATGGCAAATTCTAGGAAGCTTGAAGTTATTCCCTGAAGGCTAGTAGACAGAAAGCTGTAAATTTCCCTTTGTCAACTGCCCAGCCAGAGGTAGGCAGTAGAGTGTAAACTCCACTAACGTGCTGTGTATTTTCCTCTTAGATGGCAGGGACAGCACGACATGACCGAGAGATGGCAATCCAGTCCAAGAAAAAGCTCTCCACAACCACTGATCCTATTGAGAGACTGCGATTGCAATGCCTGGCCAGGGGTTCTGCAGGCATCAAAGGACTTGGCAGGTAGTATGTTGTCTTAGTTATGTGTCTCTATTGCAGTAACAAGacattatgaccaaggcaacttttacaagaaaacatttagtttGGGACATGTGGTTCTAGAGGGTGAGTCAATGACCATCATGGTAGAGaggatggcagcaggcaggcaggcaggcaggcaggcaggcaggcatggcactacAGTAGTAGCTGAGAACTCACACTTGGTCcacaaacagaaaagaaggagggagggaggaagggagggaaggagtgagagggggaggagaaaggagagagagggggagaggggaagaaggggaggggagggggaagagagggagaaggagatggagatggagagggacggagggaaggcaggagggagggagggaaggagggaagtgctcttaacctcagagccatctctccaccccagccCACTTCTTATAGAAGGAACATTTATTCATTAACTCATCTAGTTGAAGACTATTAGTAGGGTTGTTGCTACATAGTAAGCTTATCACAATGTAAAACAGATGGCTCATAACCCATGTTCAAGTCTGTATGGTGTGCTTAGGCAATATTcaaagtgttctttctgttttttaaaatatatgcaatGCAAaggagtaagaaactgaaaatttatttatttttttatgttttgcatTGCCGTTCTGTGTAGATGATCACATTATGGCATTTTAAACATAAACATATTCATCATCCATTTTTCTATTCCTTGCTGGTCTACTTTCTCCTCACCGTCAGGCATCAGCTTCTTTGTCATTTGCATCTGAGTCCCTCATGGCAGGACTAGCAAAGAGAAAGCTGTAAGTTGTAACTTAGAAGTTGCATATTATTTTAGATTTAACTAGAACTAAGGGATCAACAATGTAGACTTTTATTGAAAAGTGAGACCCGGAGCGGTAATAAGTTACATTCAAGTTTACTTAGCTGGTGTTAATGTGGAGATAGAAGACAAGCTCATTTTTTGAAATCCTAAACGATAATTCTGTCTCTTATGAGTGAAAAACATGATTCTTGGGGCTTGGGCTATggtgggaaagaagagaaagggtggGAAAGAGTAAGATTATAACTGTGCTATGAAACTCATAGAAAGACCATAAGAACCACAAGATTAATGAGAAGATATATCATcttccataacagtagcaagtaCCATGTATATGGGATGTTTAGATTCCAATGTGTTTCTAAGTAGAGGCTTCCTAAGGACAAAGTAGCATCCATCAGTTTATGTGGTCAGTGCCCATAAGGTAGAGAAATTAGAAGCCTTATTTGTGCTCAATATTAGGTTCTAAAGATTTTTGCCAAGATTAATATGGTAAACTATGATTCAATTGCTTgtctacattttttctttttttccatttctttatgtAGAAGACAAGGAAACTATGGGTTTATTAGCAAACATGAATTTCTGTAAAGGTTATTTATATTAGTAGCTGGTCATTATTATAACAAGCCTATGAGGAGAAAAAGTTCATTTTGGCTGATGGTTTCTGAGGCTTCAGTCTAGGATCACTGAACATTATGACTTTGGGCCTATGGCAAGGCAGGGCCTCAGCCCAGGACACAGACAGTAGGGGTAAAGCTGCCTCTTTTTGGTGGCTGAGaggcaaagcacacacacacacacacacacacacacacacacacacacacacaccaaaacaaacaaacaaaacaaaacagaaaactagGCAGGGTCCAGACAGGGTCCAGGTTAGCTATGTCCCTTGCAAAGGCATGACTGCCATCATCTGACCTCCTTCCACGAGGCCTCTGCAGACATCACTAACCTCCAACTGCACACGGCCCCCAACAGCCAAGCCTTCACACCTTGGAGCTTCAGGAGACAGAAAAGATCCGAACTATTGTCGGTGCCACACACTTAGAATCAAACAGTGTAAGTGTTGCTTTCTCTGTGCATTTGTAtgtccatgcacacatgtgcttgaAGGTTTGCTTTCCAGTATGAAGTGCCAAGGAAAACCTCAATGCTTGACTATGAGGCTGAAGAGGAAAACGTAAAACTTCTGTGTTGTACTTCAAAGACAAAGAGGGGCGGTTCACTCTTTGCATCTTCACACACAtcgtttttgtatttttatctatttttttgcTATTATTTTTGTATCATATTGTTATCTTCAGAGTGTTTCGGATTATGGATGACAATAACAACCGAACCCTTGATTTCAAAGAATTTCTGAAAGGCTTAAATGATTACGCGGTGGTCATGgaaaaagaggaggcagaagaactTTTCCGGAGATTCgacagagatggaaatggaaCAATAGACTTCAATGAGTTTCTTGTCATGTTAAGAGTAAGTGTGAATCTCGGTGAGGATTCAGCATTgctagtgtagcagaagccaggggCCTTGAACCAGACTGATCACTCATTGAATATTTGTAAGTGAAGGAAATTTGGACAAATGGGTATATTGTGGGACATATTGTGACAGACCATAGCTTCCGAGATGTGATGGTTGTTGTTTCttattcatttgcttgttttaatttctggtttcttttgagGGGGGAAGTTGCAAGGACAGAGGGCACAtatgaagagacagggagaggagtgggattggggtgcgtgatgtgaaattcacagaatcaataaaaagttgagGAAAAAAAGAGTAAGTGTGGTCCCCAACCCTACTCCCATGGATCAGTATTTTCTGCTGAGGAGTTTGGCTTTCTTATGCCTCGGGTTAGCTACTCCAAGGCTTTGTTTCCTGAACTTGCTAGTACATCTCAGAGGGTGTGGGCAGAAGACTGTGAAGCAGTTGAGGCACTTTATGAAACATCTCACTGAGTGGTGTGTGAGCAATTTCACATCAGTGAGGGGAATAAGTAATACCATCTGCTACAGAAGAGATTCATTTGCATGTGTatttctccatgttttcttcttttttttcttaaatttatctAGCCCCCAATGTCCAGAGCCAGAAAAGAGGTAATCATGAAAGCTTTTAGAAAGTTAGACAAAACAGGAGATGGGGTTATAACCATCGAAGACCTTCGTGAAGTTTATAACGCGAAACACCATCCAAAGTATCAAAATGGGGAATGGACGGAGGAACAAGTCTTCAGGAAGTTTCTGGATAACTTTGACTCACCCTATGATAAAGATGGGTTGGTAAGTGAAAAAGATGAATCCAAATGCAATTTATCTACCCGAATTAAAATTGTAAACGAGAAATAGGTTCCGAGCCTTACAAAGCTCAACCCGTTGACACCATAACTGTtacaaatagaagaaaacatttctttggggcTATATGAATGGTTGAAGACTAAAGGGataaaatattcatttcaaatgGGTGATGAGACAGCAGTCTCATCTTGGTAGTGGATCCATGAGCTACTAATTACTTATCATGGAAAATGTGTTGTTTTAAACACCAGCTCATCTCATTGTTACCGTATTCCCCATGTACAGGTAGCTATATTCTTATGATGTAGATTACGGTAAACAAATGCTTGATTTTAAATGGGACCAAGATGCCTTTCGGGATGTTCGGCTCCTTTTACTCTTGCACCAAGGAGCATCTTTCGCCTTCACACTTGGCTGTGTGAAAAGAGGCTGTCGGCAAAGGGAATCCCAGAGAGCAGAATTTACCCTGACTCACTCTGTAGTCAGTTTTGAGATTAGCTTGCACATCTAAGTTCCAGTGAACTTCAAGGCAAAAGCAGCTCCATCTTCATTGGTCATTACCTTCAAGAATAAAAATGTTCTATACCGGGAGAGCTGGAGTAAGATGCACAAGCTGCCTGTTGAACCATTTGGAGGCAGTTTTTAATCTTAGATGACCCAAGATATGGGAAAGGGAGTTCCTCAGCCTCAGCAGCAGAAGTAGCAGCAACAAGAAGAGCAGGACCTTTGAACCTTTGGGCCATACCAGAAAAGATAATTGGGACAGTGACTAGGAAGAGGTAGTGCTTATGATAAGAAGCAGCAAGCCTCCTCCCTCTGCAGGGaatttccccctccctttcccataAAACCTGATGACTTGTCTTATTCTCAGTGGGTGTGAGGTAAGAAAAGGAAGTTCCCTTCCTGTTGACATTTTGCAGGCAGACGTGGAGAAGTCGCTGAAGTAGTGTCTTGTAGGTTGAGGAATTGTGACGGCAGACACAAGAAGAGTCCCAGCTTCTGTTGGGCAGCCAAATGTCTCCGACAGAAGTAACAGAACAGTGTGTTTCCTCTACTACTGCTGTCTTTGATCTGCAAGATGTCAGAGAAAAATAGCCAACTGCCATTTCCCCTAATAGCTCAGCTCTACATGAGTCCCTGTTGTCTCTGGTTCCTTCTGCAGGTGGTTCCTCTTTGTCACAGGGGAAATGTCACTGCCCTTGTCTCTACCAAGTCCAAGTAGCCATTTGTGATTCAACTGATTTAACATCCCCATTTCATCCCCTTCTGACATTTACCTTAATCAGCCATGCTGATCTCTCAAATTCTCAAAAGGttattgagggttttttttttttgtccttcgGTAGTTACAATGGTTGATATTGCTTGAATATCATAAGCCTGGTAATGCTGAATATTAGTTGTTCATTATCATTGGCGGTGTGTGCGTTAAAAATGGAGATTACTGGCTGTACTGAGGAACCACAGAACCCGACATTTAGGAAGATGTACCCTAAGTGTTTGCATATTTAATGTATGCCCCATTGGtgctcacacacacccatatTTGAGATTCTTGCatctaaatcattttaaaaagcttatttttattactaagcaatatatatgtatatatatatacagccttaTTTAATATAACAATAAATCTGAACAATATTTATTGGACACTTGTCAACTGGCTATTGTGCTAAGGCTTCACAGATATTTAATAGACATAATAAATATGTTCATCAAAGTGATTTAAActtttgtgggttctgggaattgaacccaggtgttctgaaagaacagccagtcctctcagtgctgagtcatctctctggccctcaaacttttatagttttaataaCATCCAAAAAAATAAGATATTGTAGATAAAGAAACCACCCTATGACAAACACTTTCACATAGACAATAAGTCCCACATGTAtgctatttatttgtatttacagACTCATGACCACAGATCCACTATTCACTGAATTCAGGGTCATTTTCCCTAAAGTCTTTCACTGGTCTTGAGGGAAGAGGTTTGGAGAAGATTACAGATCTGGTTAGcctattgctttttgttttgttttgttgaatttttctgctggtcagtgagccccagCAGTACATGAAAGAGATGCTAATGGTTCCAAAGATTAGTGGGACAGATCAAGCTGTTACAGACTAGAAACAATTCTTCAGTTATTTATCAAGTTCCTTTCTTGTGATGATTTTATCTTTTGGCCTAGAAGTTGCCAACTCCTACTAACTTATGAGACTTCCCCATCCCCCGCCCCAATAGTCCTATGAATCCTGACATGGATAAACACATCCGCCAATATTCCAGGCAGCAGTCAGTCCTATGCAGCGCACAGTGGAGAAgctggggagggctgggaggagagCAGCAGAAGGTAATGCTTTTGTTTACTCTCAGTCTTGAATGGAGAATTCACACTTgagaaacacaagcaaacagcATATGCTTTACTAGAAATCGCTTTCTTTTGTAGGACAAAGCATTTGTTGAAAGGTGAGAGACATCACTTATCCTGACATTAGACGTGGCCTGCTTCTGACATGTGCCAGAAGGATAGTACTAACTGCAGCCGAAGGACATATATTTCTTATTCTGAGTCTAGTCTCTTGTGTCTGAACTAACAAGCCCCAGTTCTTAAAGAAAAGATCTCACCCCATGACTCTCTCTCCACTTAAGATGACTTGGATATTTTCAGGTATCGCCTCTCCTCCTGCCCTGAGTCATTCTCACCATAACCTTTAACTTGGTTtcatctttacttttcttttaggtttgttCCTCAGCTGTAACCACACAGGA carries:
- the Capsl gene encoding calcyphosin-like protein, which produces MAGTARHDREMAIQSKKKLSTTTDPIERLRLQCLARGSAGIKGLGRVFRIMDDNNNRTLDFKEFLKGLNDYAVVMEKEEAEELFRRFDRDGNGTIDFNEFLVMLRPPMSRARKEVIMKAFRKLDKTGDGVITIEDLREVYNAKHHPKYQNGEWTEEQVFRKFLDNFDSPYDKDGLVTPEEFMNYYAGVSASIDTDVYFIIMMTTAWKL
- the Capsl gene encoding calcyphosin-like protein isoform X1 — protein: MAGTARHDREMAIQSKKKLSTTTDPIERLRLQCLARGSAGIKGLGRVFRIMDDNNNRTLDFKEFLKGLNDYAVVMEKEEAEELFRRFDRDGNGTIDFNEFLVMLRPPMSRARKEVIMKAFRKLDKTGDGVITIEDLREVYNAKHHPKYQNGEWTEEQVFRKFLDNFDSPYDKDGLVSEEDFVNYYAGVSASIDTDAYFVLMMMNSWRL